The DNA region GCCCAGTGGGGCACCAAGCGAAGCGATCTCATTCGGGGTAGGGGACATATGAGGAAGGACAGGTTCAAGTGCACATGGTACGGCAAATTAAAAAGCCAAAGGAAAATTGACGTACCATACGTTTACGGACCAGAATTCACACGCCCTCTCGAGCGTGAGATTATCTATCCAATCGTTGTCGGGGGGCAAAAGGCGAGTGGTTCCCACGCGTCCCTCGAGTTGCGAGTCCGGGAAGTCGCGAGGAGGCGACGGGTTGCACGGTGCGGGCCCACTTGGGAATTGATGAGCCACCCTAATGACAGCGAGCCACGTAGCTCGACGCTAGATTGTTAGGTTTCAACACCACTCGCATTAGAGAATGAATAGTGGGGGTGTGATGCCACTCAtccacttgatttttttttttaaagaataaactCTTTTTAGTAgtataaactacatttttatcaatATAAATCTCCCACCCCCTCCACTTTGCTGATGTTGCTGGGTTAGTATTCAATCAACCTTTTACATTAGACtgtatattatattttcattctattcttatttttttggacTAATATGACAGTGTTCATTAGTTCTTGGATTAgcttatgttaaaaaaataataaataaataaaattcaagggCTACCACATCAACCCAATAGAATAGGATGAGACAAAGgtgtaatatataatatataccaTTTCTCTTATATcggtctttattaaaaaaaataaaaataaaaataaaaaatctaaggCTAATTAGTACTACCAAGTTAACGGGatggaataaaaatgtgatttttagtatTGGTCTTTTTAGCACTCTTATAAGAGTAGTATCATATATCATATTACTATTCTACTATGCTAACGTGACATTACCAATtcactattgatttttttttttttttggccttttagcAATGATTGATCTAAAGGTAGATTGACATTGGCAATGTTACATAGCATAATGAAATAATGATATGGTATATAGTAATGcttcaatttcttcaatttaatttcttaaacTGATATGTATCATTAGAGTGTAATTCTATTTGTATATGTGATTTTAATAGAGCATGTAGttctaaaatacattttacatgCTCAAAGAACACATCAATTTAATAGGCTGAACTgaagatattttttcaaaccaagtttaaaataaaactttgtccGCTAGTTTTAGTATTTGATGACGGatataagataattaaaaaaatgttcataCCATTCTGGCACTCAGTCCAACACATGGTtgtcatttctttattttgaagttttggctCAACTTGcaatttttctattcaattcaTCCCTATCGTATTTCATTTGAACACATcaaattacatatataataacatTAGTTATGTGAAGCTTATATCACTCCTCACTTGCCCACGATGGATTCTACCCAACAAACTAACGTTGCTTCAAAGTTTAACCTATCCCATAATCAATCTAAAAGGATATATAAATTATCTAACCAGTGCTAATAACCTTGGAGATCATAATTTCTTTGGACCCCTATGTGTTATTGAGTCATTGAAACCCATGAGCCATGGCCATATCTCTTTCTTCAATGCCATTTTCATTAAAGTGGTTTGGTGTTTCTCCCCTTGACCCTCAATTTGAACTGTGTTTTTCTTTGGATGAgtaaaacaaagaaacacaaGCAATCCCCCCATAAATACAAGAGGCATAAAAAGCCAGATGGGAAAGCCAAAACTAGCAAGAGACTAGAGAAAACAAAGGCtggcaaaattaaaatataacatCGGAAAAATTCCAAAATCTAGCCGGATCTCTATTCACAAGTGAATCACTGACATCCTGGATTGAGTTGACTTTGGCTCTAACCCAATTAAAGATCTCACAAGTGATGCTAAAGTTGTCCCTATTAACCTTTGGAACAACCGAACGTTTCTCTCACGCCATATGGTGTACACAATTATTGCAGCAAGCATAAGATGGCCACAATGGAGAGAAGAGGCTTCCCTTCAAAATGAGAAGTCATCCAATGGATTAGATCCTCCCAATTTTTGTGAGCCCAGGGGACATGAAATCTACACCACAAACTGCGCCACACATTCTCAGCGAAAGGGCAACACACATTCTCAGCGAAAGGGCAACCAAAAAACAGTCAGTATTCCACATCCAATCCACAGAAAACATATTTCATATCTCCAAGCAAGCCGTAGCTAACTAATCTATCCCGAGTGTTTAACCTTCCTCTCACAGCAAGCCATAAGATTAAAGAGTGACGAGGAATCATTTTACCATGCCATGCCAATCTGTGCCAGAACACCTCGGGGCCACGGTCCCGCAAACTCTCACAAACCCTCTCGACCGAAAAGACACTACTAGGATCCAATAACCAAGAAACCTTAATGCTAAATGGTATCCCTCAAGTTCAAGATCTTCCTTCAGGACCAGGAACAATCCGAAAAAGGTCTCACCTCCCAAAAATTCCCATTCCtaataaaattagttttaacCCAATTGGCCCAAATAGACTGACTACTCAACTAGAGCAAATTAGCCACACATGCTTTAGCACAAACCTCCGTCTTGAGAAGGCAGACATAGTCCTAAGAAAGTTTAGCCTCTAAGCAATTAATTGAGCTCACTAGCTTTCCAAAGAAAGACTTAAAGGATCTTCTCAACCTGGCATATCACTACTTTGGAAAGGATGAAGAGAAACGACCAGTACTTGCATACCAAATAGGAGTCGCCTTTGGTTCTCAATCTCTCTTTAGCAGAATGGATAAAATGTTTGCCAAATCCCAGAACATCTCTTCAAATCAATCTCGAGGATATTAACTCCCTCTTAATTTTTGCATGTATGGTTATAAAGGCAATTGGTATGCCTTGCAACAAAAATCATTCCGAAAGACGCCACTTTGATGCAATTGAACTTGCAAATCTAGCAAAACAGAATTTTTTGAGAACATCTCTCAGCTTGGGCAACCATTTAACAGAAAAACCCGAGATACAAAAATGGCCTCTCTTGCCACCCAATGCCTGTAAACTAAATTTTGATGTTGCCATACGCGAATAGTTCTCAATTGCACAGTAATACACAAAGATCATCATGGAATATCAAATATACCTGGGAGACCAAAGAAGCGCCTGGTGACCCAACAAAAGAAGCTAAAGTAACTCTTATGGCAATTTGCCCATTTCTAAAGTAACATCCCATAACCTTCCAAGCATATCATATAATATCATGCTTGTCTTGTGTTGTTCCTAGCTAATTTGTAATTTgcccaaagaaaaagacaaatctaGCAAATAatctaaattattttctttagttggACAAAGCTAAGAATTGGATTCCAAATCTACCTGCTTTGCTAGGAAGGAAAATTCGATGAAGATCTTAATGTTAGATCTTATACCACGAACactcttttttatgttttttggtgacattcaataattttttataaacgaAAATCATAGCAAAAAAATCAGCGCTTTTAGAAATAAACTAAAATCGATTTGAGGGAAATAATATTGAAAGGTACCAAAATACAAAGAGAAGTTGGAATGCCAGCACAATTCTGGCATTATAAACCTGTAATGGTTCTTGGGAAACCAGCGTTTGAAGCACTAGGTTGAACAATGAGTCACTAAACCAGAAATGTCACATTACGTAAGAAGATTGCACCCAACCAGTTAGATTCGTAAAAGCAACCAAGGTAAGACTGGTTTTACAGCATTCAGTATCATACATTTTCTACAAGGCAGTTTAATTTTCTCATTCCATCTGAAAGTTTCTTACttttcttctaaatcataaCTAATGAAAATCAGTATCTGCACTTGGTTTCTTAAAGACCTAACAAGACTGCAGTATGCATAAAACACTTCAACAACTACATATACCCCGCAAAATCAAggcaatatttaaaaaatacactTGCTGTGAGAACGATATTGCTTACTTCTTGGCAAAAGTAATTGTCATGGGGTTATGTGGAGTGATTTTGAAGCCTTGAAGGGCCTGCATGGCCATGGAGGACTGCTGGTCATCTTCAAATTCTACAAAAGCAATACCTGGCTTTGCTTCAATCATTCGGACTTCCCTAAATCCTGGATATTGTTGGAACAGCATCTCCAACATCATACTAGTGGCTTCATGGGGCAAATTCTCTATGAAGAGTATATTGTTTGGAGCTACTGCTTCTTGTGCACTTAGGTTTCCTTGGCGGAATGGAGCCTGCATATAACACAAAGACAGTTTAATAGAAGTTGTATTAATCAACAAGCATATTCGActacatttttcaaattttttactggaaaataggaagaagaaaaaaaaaagtatgcatAGGAGATCAGAGATACGCAAAAGCTTGGAACTGGGATCTGTCATCCACCATTCTATCCCTGATATCTATAGGCTAATGGTTGACCTAAAACATCAATCACATAACCATTGTAACAAATAAACATTATGCCACATCAAGGTAAGCAAACTAAGATACCTGATGGGCCCTCTCACTatgccagagagagagagagaaaatataataCACACACAACCACATGTATGTAATAAaaagaggggggaaaaaaaggaaagaaaaagttacCGCTGGGGCCCCATTTTCAGCACTTGCACCATTGCCCATGGAAGATTGTTGCGATTCTTCAGCACGCCGCTTTCTTTCAGCTGGAAATGCAAGTTTAGGTAAGAAAATGCACATACAGAACAAAAGAAGAACATAGAATTTGTAAAGTCGTCAACTTATAACTGGATTCAATCAGGAAAAGAGAAGGTATATAGGTGTTATTAAGATCCCTTTCATCAATACAACAAACCAAGTTCTTCCTCCAGAACTTTTCCTCCCACACCAAACAgcctttaaaaataataatgataacaataacaaaaactaaGGATCCATACTTCTAATATCAGAAGAGCATCATATATGAAAACATGCAGACCGGGATATTGGCCAAATGATTCTTTgttcacactttttttttttttaacaagtaatcgacaattattattaaaagcgtaaaggcaCCCCTAAGAacataagaagtatacaagagaaagcaCCTAGCTAGAAGGAGCAAAACGAACAAGAaaatcactataactaattgtcAAAGGAGAAACAAAGCAACCGTCTAAagatacaaagttttgaagaaaaatgactttatctcctccaaagtcctctcatAATCCTCAAAACTTATGCCATTCATTTCCTTCCTTAAGCACCATAAAAATTatgtaggcaccatcttccacatagCAGCACTTTGCGTACTCCCGatagtccaccaacaagcataaaGGTTGACTACACgtttaggcataacccaagataATCCAAAACGACTAAAAAAGGCAATCCGAATGGCCTAAGCCacatcacaatgaagaagatgatggtCCATTGACTTCCCATTCCACTTAAACATGCAACATTGTCCACTACAATAACATGCTCCTTCCTAAGGTTATCCATGGTAAGAATCTTAGAATCTCACCTAAAGCCACCGACCAAGCAAAAGAAGCTGCCCTCAAGAGAGCCTTAGTCCACCGAACACTCTTTCAAGGGAAGCGATAGCCTTCACTACAAACCAAGGAACAATAAAGGATTGGATTTAACCTTAAACAATATTCTTTTGGGGAGGCCCACCACAACTTATCTTCCCTTCCTCCTTTCACACTAGCTGAATATAACATCATGAAAAATGAGGCAAAGACATTTACCTTCCCATCATGAGCCACTCTAACTGATTGGACCTACCATAAAACTCCGAGGGAAATGCAACAAAGGCATCTTTTGCGCAGgcaataccaaataaatcaAGAAAAGCTTCCTTAAAGGTAACATCCCCACACCATTGATCATGCCAAAAACTAATCTTGAAACTATCTCACTTCAAATCTGGTGTGACACTAATCTTGTTCACACTTTGTTTCTGGTTTGATATTTGGTTTTTTTACATAAAGCATTTTTTTAGGAGTAAATTTGTTCAATCATGCATATTATAATTCATAAGCAAACAATTACAatataaatttaacttaaaagatGATTGAACAGTCTTAAATATAATATTGTCTTGATGTTGATATACCAGCAAGTAGGGTTGTAATCAAGCCGAGCCAAGTCGAGCTTTAGAATTTCAAGACTGGCTCGTTGAAAGCTCGGGCGAGCTCATTGAGAATGCTATTCGAGCCGAGCCGAGTCGAGCTTTAGGATTTCAAGACTGGCTCGTTGAAAGCTCGGGCGAGCTCATTGAGAATGCTATTCGAGCCGAGCCGGGCTCAACTCGAGCTCAAGCTAGGctattaaatattaagtaactaaataatatgttagtttatgaactaactagATAGTATGTTAACTAATACACAcacataaatattaagtaacctatataacatatattacttaattactaatatgCATACTTAAATTTAAATAACCATATTttagtaatatattaatatatatctttgtatatatatacaagatatATGAACGAGCTAACGAGTTGGACAAACAATTCGGTCGAGCTTTAATCGAGCTGAGCTTGCGAACCCCTATCGAGTTTTCTCGAGCGAATAGGGTAGGTATCATTTACTAATCGAGCGCGTTTTTACAGTAACGAGCGGGTTTCTATAATATCGAGCTCGAGTTCAGGTTGAGCTATACCGAGCGGGTTGTTGAACGGATTGGTCTATTTATAGCCCTACTAGCAAGCCACATGAGCCTCCTCACTGTACCCAAGCAAAGAGTGGTAGCAAATTTAATTCTTTCAGATCTCTAAAGCagaattttttaatatcattattattacaTTCTTTTTTTAGAGGTAGATACAGCTCATGCAACCATATAGGGTTGAACAGTGGCCTTGCCCTCCACTCCTTATTTATGGGAAGAAAAAATACCATTAGTTTAAAGACAACTGGCATGCTGACATTAGATtatgcttcttctttcttatacCCCTCATGTCCTGCTAAAATTTCCTAGCATAAGTTCAGTTTGAATGCACATCATTCCTAGGTTCTACCATATATAGCTGGTGCTAGGCAAATCATTCTCAACATTCTTAGACAAGAAATAAACTTATCATTCATTTGTTGTAACCAGCATGGTTATATGCTTAAACTTGTAATAATTCAGGTTACCTCAAAGAAATATAACTATTACAACATAGCACTTGTTATGAAATACTTCAACATTTTGCAAGATATACATACTAACGGTGAAGAACATATGCAATATAGGAACTGCAAAACAAATTTCGctcacctttttcttcttgcttctttttcttgtcaTAGCTTCCATCTTCTTTAGCAATACAATCTGACTTTGATTTTGCATATTGAATCCGCTGCACCAAATTGATCATGCACAAAGTCATATTTACATTTCACTGTAGACAACTTAATAAATGAGAATACAGAAAGCTACTTCAATTTGAAAGAAcagatgaaataaaaaaaacaccaatACTATGTAGAACTCAAATAAAACTGtcttcaaaaaattattcaaacctTTCTTTCTAGATTAGAGGGAAAAAATATTCGATTGTATTGGCAAAAATATTCGACCAATTTCATTGAACAAATTCACCATCCCACTTAATTTGTTGCagttaaggaaaaaaataaattacatgtAACAAGTCATGGTGGtttagtgtgtatatatatataaaacatggtTCTGTGAAATCTCTTTAATTTTCAATCAGTAGATCAaacacatttctttttttaataagtaatttaatcTCATTGAAAAGCACAAAAAGGCGCAACTCTAGTgtataggaagtatacaagagaatccCCTATTaagtagaaaaagaagaacaaaggtTCAAAAGGTCAGATCAAACACATTTCAACAGAGAAAAGACAATTTACAGCTGCCTAGCAGTGAGAAATGAGATATCAATCACATAAGCCAACAAGTTCATCAGATCAAAATGTTCCGCACTTACCGCACATGATGTAGGTCAATAAATATGTATTATTGTGAATTCAAATGCCTTTTAACCTCCAGATATATGTTAATTTCAGTAAGGACCCAACAGTGTTCCAGCAAAATATTTCTAAATTGTAAAAAGCtagaaaaattcattctatatGATGAGCATGTCAAATTTTGATTCAAACCAAAGCAATTTGGTGACAGGGAGAAGTGCAATATTTCTGTTGATGCATCATTTTATTTCACCGACAGTAGAGAGATTACATGAGGACTTAGCATATGAGTGAATCGATCTTCTCTCAACCTTATAAGAAATGCAATGCCTACAGAAtcaaaaatccataaaatatgGGAGGAGTACAAGCATGTATTGCACGGtttccaaaagttaaaaatttaacacaaaCACTCTTGTGTAACAGAATCCAAGATCTAAGGCAACAGTATTAGACAGACAAGCAGGTTGGACCAggtttccaaaaattaaaattttaaatgtaaaCCCACAGACAATGCACAAGCATGTGCATGCCATATGCAACAAAGTACCAATTGGCTTCTTGAGACCCACCATAGGTTTATCATAAAATGGAAAGTTTTGCATTTGCCGCACAGCTTCACTGGCAGATGTTATTTCAGTAAACACAACCCATGCTTGTCCACGAAGCTTAGGCGTCTTCAAGGCAACAACATCCAAAATACTTCCATACTGTGAG from Corylus avellana chromosome ca10, CavTom2PMs-1.0 includes:
- the LOC132163834 gene encoding U2 small nuclear ribonucleoprotein B'' 2-like, whose protein sequence is MLTGDIPPNQTIYIKNLNEKVKKEELKRSLYSLFSQYGSILDVVALKTPKLRGQAWVVFTEITSASEAVRQMQNFPFYDKPMRIQYAKSKSDCIAKEDGSYDKKKKQEEKAERKRRAEESQQSSMGNGASAENGAPAAPFRQGNLSAQEAVAPNNILFIENLPHEATSMMLEMLFQQYPGFREVRMIEAKPGIAFVEFEDDQQSSMAMQALQGFKITPHNPMTITFAKK